A region of Sphingobium baderi DNA encodes the following proteins:
- a CDS encoding phosphotransferase family protein, with protein sequence MNHAIVKDDMTERLTRQIERLVGGSVTMLDRQPRWRTSWYAEVSRDDRTIPLYVRGDKGIDAETFPGLAREAGILRLLEQGGIPVPHVYGMSHDPEGIIMDRVPGTRDVTEAANAAEAQRIAEESVEILARIHSLDTAPFVAAGVVQPQSPREIAFSYLTPNIAIFRRLKKTPQPMMEWALRWVERNVPQHRTRTCVLHGDPGQFLFQNGKITTLYDFEATHIGDPMHDLAALRLRHPTEPLGADPNHLVRHYARTTGMEIDQKAFSYHTATFMLASSMTLAAPMANPGPVDMQYEYIVWDILCRRALLWAIAEHMGVTIPTSAPPEPADSRSRIVWEILEATVARIDTGNSELGENDRCSAEKLVQWARAEAAMRQEHGAADLDRAAAFLGYRPADWREADAAVENFVQTAGPDHDAILLDYFARQVDDRMAEALPARERLTQYALQPFVP encoded by the coding sequence ATGAACCATGCTATAGTTAAGGACGACATGACCGAACGGCTGACACGGCAGATCGAGCGGCTGGTGGGCGGAAGCGTGACGATGCTGGATCGGCAACCGCGATGGCGTACGAGCTGGTATGCGGAGGTCAGTCGCGATGATCGCACGATCCCGCTCTATGTCCGCGGCGACAAGGGAATCGACGCGGAGACATTTCCTGGCCTGGCGCGCGAGGCCGGGATTCTCCGGCTGCTTGAGCAAGGGGGCATTCCGGTGCCTCACGTCTATGGCATGAGCCACGATCCAGAGGGGATCATCATGGATCGCGTCCCGGGAACACGGGATGTCACCGAAGCAGCCAACGCCGCAGAAGCGCAGCGGATAGCCGAGGAAAGCGTCGAGATCCTAGCGCGCATCCACAGCCTGGACACCGCGCCTTTCGTCGCGGCAGGCGTGGTTCAGCCCCAGTCTCCAAGGGAGATCGCATTCTCCTATCTCACCCCGAACATAGCAATCTTTCGCCGGCTCAAGAAAACGCCGCAGCCGATGATGGAATGGGCTCTGCGTTGGGTAGAGCGAAACGTTCCGCAGCATCGCACCCGAACATGCGTTTTGCATGGCGATCCGGGGCAGTTCCTTTTCCAGAATGGCAAGATCACTACCCTGTATGATTTCGAGGCCACGCACATTGGCGATCCCATGCATGATCTGGCAGCGCTTAGGCTGCGACATCCGACCGAGCCTCTGGGCGCTGATCCTAATCATCTGGTTCGCCACTATGCCCGCACGACTGGAATGGAGATTGATCAGAAGGCGTTCAGCTATCACACCGCGACTTTCATGCTCGCTTCGTCCATGACGCTGGCTGCTCCCATGGCGAACCCGGGGCCGGTGGACATGCAATATGAATATATTGTGTGGGATATTCTATGCCGTCGGGCGCTGCTCTGGGCCATTGCCGAGCACATGGGCGTCACTATTCCCACGTCTGCTCCCCCCGAACCTGCGGACAGCCGCTCTCGGATCGTGTGGGAGATTCTGGAAGCAACGGTCGCCAGGATCGATACGGGAAACTCCGAGCTTGGCGAGAACGATAGGTGCTCAGCGGAGAAGCTGGTCCAATGGGCGCGAGCGGAAGCCGCGATGCGGCAAGAGCATGGCGCGGCCGATCTCGATCGTGCTGCCGCGTTCCTGGGCTATCGTCCTGCGGACTGGCGAGAGGCTGATGCCGCGGTTGAGAACTTCGTCCAGACAGCGGGGCCGGACCATGATGCGATCTTGCTCGACTATTTTGCGAGGCAGGTCGATGACCGCATGGCAGAGGCATTGCCGGCGCGGGAACGTCTCACGCAATATGCCTTGCAACCATTCGTGCCTTGA
- a CDS encoding limonene-1,2-epoxide hydrolase family protein, whose translation MIDAEKIVRDFCAAWGEGKIEKPDPDIIASYFATEGEWHMWVPGQVVRGQKAIHAEVKRQREFSTFMECGIVKLVSAGLTVMTERLDYFTMHGVRVSHALVAVYDLDAEGKIVSWREYFDTADLGKQLGMKPEAVIAG comes from the coding sequence ATGATTGATGCCGAAAAGATCGTGCGCGATTTCTGCGCTGCCTGGGGTGAGGGCAAGATCGAGAAGCCCGACCCGGATATCATCGCCAGCTATTTCGCGACGGAAGGGGAATGGCACATGTGGGTGCCCGGCCAGGTCGTGCGGGGCCAAAAGGCAATCCATGCTGAAGTCAAACGCCAGCGTGAGTTCTCGACCTTCATGGAATGCGGGATCGTTAAATTAGTTTCTGCCGGATTGACCGTGATGACCGAACGCCTGGATTATTTCACGATGCACGGGGTCCGCGTCTCTCATGCCCTCGTCGCCGTTTATGATCTCGATGCAGAGGGCAAGATTGTGAGCTGGAGAGAATATTTCGATACAGCCGATCTGGGCAAGCAACTCGGCATGAAACCCGAAGCCGTCATAGCCGGCTAG
- a CDS encoding TonB-dependent receptor, with protein MATTGAALAQSSGESQSRAQEPDHALASTGSLDEIVVTARRSAESIQSTPVSVTAFNADMLRQASIQNTQDLIVKTPGIFLAGSGGRENTIYAIRGQSKALSGNSAPGVIPYFAEVPSPVVGAGIPTYDLSSVQVLKGPQGTLFGRNTTGGAILYYPTAPNYELGGYIQGAYGNYDDRQFEGVLNLPIVANKVALRLSGQYQKRDGYTRTIGVGRDPDNVNSRGYRASLLLEPVEGFTNTTIYDYSRNRTAGDASVLVDVDRNSPLLATLGLLQPIVDVLEAQQRRGPRVVDTDIGQFQNVSRRGLTNRTEIDLADDIHLINIFGYRRNKLDYFASSDGLPTIVADGTGVFPVGTPVTVVNGRQTQNVQQLSDEVQLRGEAMDGNLDWLVGGFYLKSKPKGPSGTYVPIFTIPGITDVPFSYNFYDETSKALFANIGLKLDSVVEGLRFNAGFRYTWDKIEACVGSGVTSRPDVKPADCARGASNIVNASVQRTSSKAPTWTIGLDWQATKDVFLYAVTRRGYRTGGVNSPTLAGRLTPYQSFAPEKVTDVEIGARTEWRAGDVRGRVNVSAFSGWYNGVQIPLSGLATPAAGCSTTTPGGTAPGLSPDGDCDPGNDPTGGTLLVNAGKTRVSGIDFDTLVSPIQGLSFTAAGTLLDTKTRELTLPAVLRPYLASPEVPFNLTAKFTFSGGARYAVELGSAGELAASLDYYHTSKVPITDVKLPGYDLFNGRIDLNNVGGLPMDIGVFMRNLFNKKYYASGTVTSALLGITSAIYGEPRMYGVQLRYRFGS; from the coding sequence ATGGCCACGACTGGCGCGGCACTTGCTCAATCCAGCGGGGAAAGCCAGTCACGGGCTCAAGAACCGGACCATGCCCTGGCCTCAACCGGATCGCTCGACGAGATTGTGGTGACCGCGCGTCGCTCGGCGGAAAGCATCCAGTCGACACCCGTTAGCGTCACCGCCTTTAACGCTGACATGCTCCGCCAGGCATCCATTCAGAACACCCAGGATTTGATCGTGAAAACGCCAGGCATCTTCCTGGCCGGGTCCGGCGGACGTGAAAACACGATCTACGCTATTCGCGGGCAATCCAAGGCGCTCTCGGGCAATAGCGCCCCCGGCGTGATCCCCTATTTCGCCGAGGTTCCTTCACCCGTTGTCGGTGCCGGCATTCCTACCTACGACCTGTCCTCGGTTCAGGTATTGAAAGGGCCGCAAGGAACCCTGTTTGGCCGCAACACCACGGGCGGCGCGATTTTATATTATCCAACGGCCCCCAACTATGAACTGGGTGGTTACATCCAGGGCGCATACGGAAATTATGACGATCGGCAGTTCGAAGGCGTGCTCAATCTTCCGATCGTTGCAAACAAGGTCGCGTTGCGCCTCAGCGGACAATATCAGAAGCGTGACGGCTATACCCGAACGATCGGCGTTGGACGCGACCCCGATAACGTCAACTCCCGCGGTTACAGGGCTTCGCTTCTGCTTGAGCCGGTGGAGGGGTTTACCAACACAACGATCTACGATTATTCGAGAAACCGAACGGCGGGCGATGCATCGGTGCTGGTCGATGTTGACAGAAACTCCCCGCTGCTCGCCACACTCGGCCTCCTTCAACCGATCGTGGATGTTCTGGAAGCCCAGCAGCGCCGTGGCCCGCGCGTTGTCGATACCGATATCGGGCAGTTCCAGAATGTATCACGCCGCGGCCTTACCAATCGCACGGAGATTGATCTGGCGGACGACATTCATCTCATCAACATCTTTGGCTATCGCCGTAACAAGCTCGATTATTTCGCGAGTTCCGATGGCCTGCCTACCATTGTGGCGGATGGCACAGGCGTTTTTCCAGTCGGCACGCCAGTCACCGTGGTCAATGGCCGCCAGACGCAGAATGTCCAGCAACTGAGTGACGAGGTCCAATTGCGTGGTGAGGCGATGGACGGCAATCTCGACTGGCTGGTCGGAGGCTTCTACCTGAAGAGCAAGCCCAAAGGACCGAGCGGCACCTATGTCCCGATCTTCACCATTCCCGGCATCACGGACGTCCCTTTCTCCTATAATTTCTACGACGAGACCAGCAAGGCCCTGTTCGCCAATATCGGGCTCAAGCTCGACTCGGTGGTCGAAGGCCTTCGTTTCAACGCTGGTTTTCGTTATACCTGGGACAAGATCGAGGCATGCGTCGGCAGCGGCGTCACCAGCAGGCCAGACGTCAAACCCGCGGACTGCGCGCGCGGCGCCTCAAACATCGTGAACGCAAGCGTCCAGAGAACATCATCCAAGGCACCGACCTGGACGATCGGCCTCGATTGGCAGGCGACGAAGGACGTGTTCTTGTATGCCGTCACGCGGCGTGGCTATCGAACCGGCGGCGTCAACAGCCCAACGCTGGCAGGCCGTCTCACGCCTTATCAATCGTTCGCGCCGGAAAAGGTCACTGATGTCGAAATCGGCGCCAGGACCGAATGGCGCGCCGGTGACGTCCGGGGACGGGTGAACGTGTCTGCCTTCTCCGGCTGGTACAATGGCGTGCAAATCCCGCTGTCAGGACTGGCGACGCCTGCGGCTGGCTGCAGCACCACAACGCCGGGGGGCACCGCGCCGGGGCTGTCACCAGACGGGGATTGCGATCCTGGCAACGATCCCACCGGCGGAACCCTGCTGGTCAATGCCGGTAAGACTCGAGTGAGCGGGATTGATTTCGATACGCTTGTTTCGCCGATACAGGGATTGTCGTTCACTGCGGCGGGAACATTGTTGGACACTAAAACGCGGGAATTGACGCTTCCGGCCGTATTGCGGCCCTACCTCGCATCCCCTGAGGTGCCGTTCAACCTGACGGCGAAGTTTACCTTCTCGGGCGGCGCTCGATATGCCGTAGAATTGGGCAGCGCCGGTGAACTGGCGGCGAGCCTGGACTATTACCATACCAGCAAAGTCCCTATTACCGACGTTAAACTGCCGGGCTACGACCTTTTCAACGGTCGGATTGATCTGAACAATGTTGGCGGCCTTCCCATGGATATTGGGGTTTTCATGCGTAATCTGTTCAACAAGAAATATTATGCCAGCGGCACTGTGACATCGGCACTGCTGGGCATCACCAGTGCGATATATGGTGAACCTCGCATGTATGGCGTGCAGCTTCGCTACCGCTTCGGAAGCTGA